From the Lolium perenne isolate Kyuss_39 unplaced genomic scaffold, Kyuss_2.0 unplaced28, whole genome shotgun sequence genome, one window contains:
- the LOC127334203 gene encoding uncharacterized protein, producing the protein MASRGPPPSSSSSGSVTVTIDPSPSSSSSSAPAAAPPPPETVVLRLKRRAKKKVSWKEGTVDNESLGRKSSKKCCIFHKEVPFDEDCSDDEPDPGRRNPPGDGGEGTSGGCSSHGHRHHQH; encoded by the coding sequence ATGGCTTCTCGCGGGCCGCCTCCGTCGTCGTCCTCATCCGGATCCGTGACCGTGACGATCGACCcctccccttcctcctcctcctcctccgcccccgcggccgccccgccgccgccggagacggtgGTGCTGCGGCTGAAGCGGCGGGCGAAGAAGAAGGTCTCCTGGAAGGAGGGGACCGTGGACAACGAGTCCCTCGGCCGCAAGAGCTCCAAGAAGTGCTGCATCTTCCACAAGGAGGTCCCCTTCGACGAGGactgcagcgacgacgagccggacCCCGGCCGCCGGAATCCTCCGGGGGATGGCGGCGAGGGGACCAGCGGCGGCTGCTCCTCCCACGGCCATAGACACCACCAGCACTGA